One segment of Candidatus Fokinia solitaria DNA contains the following:
- a CDS encoding amino acid ABC transporter permease has product MSDEFLPKILFIGTGALLTLKLLFVSFTIGLFLGTLLAILRFNGILSRSIGAFVSFVRGSPMILQLSFMYFVVPQVTGLSMEAESAGFITLGINSAAYIAEIVRAGIKSIPSGQFEASIALQIPVLPMWKDIILPQVFRNTFPAFTNEIITLLKETALVATLGGMEIMRRAQIVGAEEFSYFWPLITAGLYYYALVLLIELLCKKIEGKLF; this is encoded by the coding sequence ATGAGTGATGAATTTTTGCCTAAAATATTATTTATAGGAACAGGCGCTTTATTAACTTTAAAGCTATTGTTTGTGAGCTTTACAATAGGCTTATTTTTAGGCACATTACTTGCAATTCTCAGATTTAACGGGATTCTTTCTCGTAGTATAGGTGCTTTTGTATCGTTTGTACGTGGATCGCCGATGATATTGCAGTTAAGTTTTATGTATTTTGTTGTGCCGCAAGTTACCGGTCTTTCCATGGAAGCAGAGAGTGCAGGCTTTATCACTCTTGGTATTAATAGCGCAGCATATATAGCGGAAATAGTGAGAGCTGGTATCAAAAGTATTCCAAGTGGGCAATTTGAAGCGTCAATTGCTTTACAAATTCCAGTGTTGCCAATGTGGAAAGATATAATATTACCGCAAGTTTTCAGAAATACATTTCCTGCATTTACGAATGAGATTATCACTTTACTTAAAGAAACAGCATTAGTAGCTACTCTTGGAGGAATGGAGATAATGAGAAGAGCGCAAATTGTAGGAGCAGAGGAATTTTCATACTTCTGGCCTCTAATAACTGCAGGTTTATATTACTACGCTTTAGTACTACTTATAGAACTGCTTTGTAAGAAAATTGAAGGAAAATTATTTTAA
- a CDS encoding 30S ribosomal protein S21: MAIKILVRRTDDKTCDVSSALAELSRRMYKERILETVKMKRFREKPSQAKRRAMLDAARMVKRVARLRMAQKK; encoded by the coding sequence GTGGCAATAAAAATCTTAGTTAGAAGAACGGATGATAAAACTTGCGATGTGAGTAGCGCACTTGCTGAGTTGTCACGCCGTATGTATAAGGAAAGGATATTAGAAACAGTGAAGATGAAGAGATTCAGAGAAAAGCCGTCTCAAGCAAAGAGAAGAGCAATGTTAGATGCTGCAAGAATGGTAAAAAGAGTAGCAAGGTTAAGAATGGCACAGAAGAAATAA
- a CDS encoding VacJ family lipoprotein encodes MLGKIVISLIFLWHCIAISHDIFAAENTYRELNDVCESTHRNTMAFNAVLGDKVLFPIAKAIRGNHKQYHRNFIHNFFYNLREPLYALNGLLQGDPRAAAQSMCRFMFNTTAGLLGTIDVASKIGIAEIKNGFSVTFTKWGIRAGNYNMLPLFGPSCSRDTFALAMDLILDPLNFVLPIGALIAISSGEIIVAIDENLDLLQEINDISLDEYAALKAAYVVKYSAKAEKNDK; translated from the coding sequence ATGTTAGGTAAAATTGTTATTTCACTCATTTTTTTATGGCATTGCATTGCGATATCGCATGATATTTTTGCAGCGGAAAATACGTATCGTGAGCTGAATGATGTATGCGAAAGTACGCACAGAAATACTATGGCATTCAATGCCGTATTAGGTGATAAAGTCCTTTTCCCGATTGCGAAGGCAATAAGAGGCAATCATAAGCAATATCATAGAAATTTTATACACAACTTCTTTTATAATCTGAGAGAGCCATTATACGCTTTGAACGGATTATTACAGGGCGATCCAAGAGCGGCTGCGCAAAGTATGTGTCGATTCATGTTTAATACTACAGCGGGATTGCTAGGTACTATCGATGTTGCTTCAAAGATTGGTATTGCGGAGATTAAAAATGGATTTTCCGTCACGTTTACCAAATGGGGTATTCGTGCAGGAAATTACAATATGCTACCTCTTTTTGGTCCATCTTGCTCGAGAGATACGTTTGCGCTTGCAATGGATCTTATATTAGATCCGTTAAATTTCGTACTTCCAATTGGTGCATTAATTGCGATTTCTTCTGGTGAAATAATAGTAGCAATTGATGAGAATTTAGATTTGCTTCAAGAGATTAATGATATCTCTCTTGATGAGTATGCGGCTTTGAAAGCGGCTTATGTCGTCAAATACAGTGCGAAAGCAGAGAAAAATGATAAGTAG
- a CDS encoding RadC family protein produces the protein MIRKKDSQIDLKAYFSSMTDVELLAYVCKYVARRDQGEVIAKQLLSYFDNLTSIVHGYYLPYRGEINEKVEFFMSLLSNVFFRFISPKGLIGLYVSKDINQLVEYCRITMSFAPRESMYIFHLDAKNIIIDEDVVGIGTTDRVPVYPKELAKLAAWKKASSLIVVHNHVSENPYPSSADIEVTNVIEEHLRRANIKLFDHLIITKSLYYSMKNRNCCKISHDFLHVRGKSSVYKEKCKR, from the coding sequence ATGATTCGGAAAAAAGATTCTCAAATAGATTTGAAAGCGTATTTCTCTTCAATGACAGATGTAGAACTTCTCGCATATGTGTGTAAGTACGTAGCAAGGAGAGATCAAGGGGAGGTGATAGCAAAGCAGCTTCTTTCATATTTTGATAATCTCACCAGTATAGTTCACGGCTACTATCTCCCGTATCGTGGCGAGATCAATGAAAAAGTAGAATTTTTTATGTCACTGCTATCTAATGTGTTCTTCAGATTCATTTCGCCTAAAGGATTAATAGGCTTATATGTTTCTAAGGACATTAATCAGCTAGTAGAGTATTGCAGGATTACTATGTCGTTTGCACCTAGAGAAAGTATGTATATCTTTCATTTAGATGCGAAAAATATCATTATTGACGAAGATGTAGTAGGTATCGGTACAACAGATAGAGTACCAGTGTACCCGAAAGAACTTGCTAAATTAGCAGCATGGAAGAAAGCTTCGTCATTAATAGTAGTGCATAATCATGTAAGCGAGAATCCTTATCCTTCATCAGCTGATATAGAAGTTACCAATGTGATAGAAGAGCATTTAAGAAGAGCAAATATTAAATTATTCGATCATTTGATTATTACAAAGTCACTTTATTATTCTATGAAAAATCGTAATTGTTGTAAGATATCTCACGATTTTCTTCATGTGAGGGGTAAAAGTTCAGTATATAAAGAGAAATGTAAGAGGTAG
- the mtaB gene encoding tRNA (N(6)-L-threonylcarbamoyladenosine(37)-C(2))-methylthiotransferase MtaB gives MSVHVITFGCRLNSYESDIIKRNAQTASLTNAVIINSCAVTNEAEKKLRKTIKGLKKKNPHLSIILTGCAAQISPDFYKNFDGVDFVIGNKEKMQETTYFDIQEKMLSNEYGSVAVGDIMSVQHTYEDEYVIAEGSKTRAFVEIQNGCNHRCTFCTIPFGRGNNRSVPLGSLVKRVRNLIDYGYKEVVLTGVDITDYGQDLPIKITLGEAVKRLLSCVPNIIRLRLSSIDVSEVNKELLQVIAEEERLMPFFHISMQSGDAMILKRMKRRHSPEDVTNFCKIVREYRKDAVFGADIITGFPTETEEHFNNTCKLVEENAISHLHVFPYSQRDGTPAAKMPQIAHHIRRERAYKLREIGHSILREYYSTCIGKVVTVLFEKGNEGKTENNSKVYVNTQVQENALLPVKIVEITQNKDELKLFGELL, from the coding sequence ATGAGTGTGCATGTTATTACGTTTGGTTGTCGGCTAAATTCATATGAGAGTGATATTATCAAGAGAAATGCGCAAACAGCGTCGTTGACAAATGCTGTTATCATTAATAGCTGCGCTGTTACGAATGAAGCGGAAAAAAAATTGAGAAAAACAATAAAAGGTCTCAAGAAAAAGAATCCTCATTTATCTATCATCTTAACTGGATGTGCTGCGCAGATATCTCCAGATTTTTACAAGAATTTCGATGGAGTAGATTTTGTTATAGGAAATAAAGAGAAAATGCAAGAAACGACATATTTCGATATACAAGAAAAGATGTTGAGTAATGAATATGGTAGTGTCGCAGTTGGTGATATCATGTCAGTACAGCATACGTATGAAGATGAATACGTAATAGCTGAAGGTAGTAAGACAAGAGCATTTGTAGAAATACAAAATGGATGCAATCATAGATGCACTTTCTGCACTATCCCATTTGGTAGAGGTAATAATAGAAGTGTACCGTTAGGTAGTTTAGTGAAGCGTGTTAGAAATTTGATTGATTACGGATATAAGGAAGTGGTGCTGACTGGAGTTGATATTACAGATTATGGCCAAGATTTACCGATAAAGATAACATTAGGAGAAGCTGTAAAAAGACTTTTATCATGTGTGCCGAATATTATACGTCTGAGATTATCATCTATAGATGTATCAGAGGTAAATAAAGAATTGTTACAAGTTATTGCCGAAGAGGAAAGATTGATGCCTTTCTTTCATATTAGTATGCAATCCGGAGATGCGATGATTTTAAAAAGGATGAAGCGTCGTCATTCTCCCGAGGATGTTACGAATTTTTGTAAAATAGTAAGAGAATATAGAAAAGATGCAGTATTTGGCGCCGACATTATTACAGGATTTCCTACTGAAACGGAGGAGCATTTTAATAATACTTGCAAGCTGGTAGAGGAAAATGCCATTTCGCATTTACATGTGTTTCCATATTCTCAGAGAGATGGCACTCCTGCAGCTAAAATGCCACAGATTGCACATCATATACGTAGAGAAAGAGCGTATAAATTACGTGAGATAGGTCATAGTATATTACGGGAATACTATAGCACATGTATAGGAAAAGTTGTTACCGTCCTCTTTGAGAAAGGTAATGAAGGTAAAACAGAAAACAATAGTAAGGTATATGTAAATACGCAGGTGCAAGAGAATGCGCTATTACCAGTGAAAATTGTTGAAATTACGCAAAATAAAGACGAATTAAAGTTATTTGGAGAATTATTATAG
- a CDS encoding virB8 family protein, protein MQNKEQNAPTWYKESYEIAIVQRNVLAVLVVLCLLGLIASALLIKHIKNTESIEPFVVEIDSITGIPTVVKSVPVEEYSTSVAMKRALVMQYIRAREEYIPQTFRYQYKIVVPSMSSPDSYDSYVTKNTPSNPQSPSAVYGEKGIITVDWKSIVFLNDNTAQVRINVNYPGKTPVGKLVLVAFEFKNNRPLSAEQALANPLNFYVTLYRVTDENA, encoded by the coding sequence ATGCAAAACAAAGAACAAAACGCACCTACATGGTATAAAGAATCATACGAAATAGCCATTGTGCAACGTAATGTTTTAGCAGTACTAGTTGTGTTATGCTTACTTGGATTAATAGCTTCCGCGCTTTTAATAAAACATATCAAGAATACAGAATCCATAGAGCCATTTGTCGTAGAAATCGATAGTATTACTGGTATTCCTACAGTCGTAAAATCTGTTCCAGTTGAAGAATATTCAACAAGTGTCGCAATGAAGAGAGCATTAGTAATGCAATATATCAGAGCAAGAGAGGAGTATATTCCTCAAACATTCAGATATCAGTACAAAATCGTAGTACCATCAATGTCATCTCCCGATTCTTACGATAGCTATGTGACAAAAAATACTCCTTCTAATCCTCAAAGTCCATCTGCAGTATATGGAGAAAAGGGGATTATTACGGTAGATTGGAAATCTATAGTATTTTTAAATGATAACACCGCACAGGTAAGAATAAATGTGAATTATCCTGGTAAAACGCCTGTAGGGAAATTGGTACTGGTAGCATTTGAATTTAAGAACAATAGACCACTTTCAGCAGAACAAGCCCTTGCTAATCCATTGAATTTTTACGTCACTCTCTATAGAGTCACTGACGAAAATGCATAG
- the lipA gene encoding lipoyl synthase — MSPSTSEKSKKPDWIRVKAPSAHFDATHDIVQRHSLHTVCEEASCPNIGECWSKKHATFIVMGDTCTRSCAFCNVKTGKPQKLDSTEPFRVAKAVQEMALKHVVITSVDRDDLKDGGASHFSQCIKLIREYSPHTTIEVLTPDFRNKNDALHIIASAKPDVFNHNLETVPSKYIAIRPGARYFHSLQLLFQMKQLVPDIFTKSGIMLGLGETKIEVIQLMDDLIAAKVDFITIGQYLRPSPKHVEVSEYITPAVFDEYKTIALSKGFLMVASSPLTRSSFHAEEDFLQLKRNKILSSQSFK, encoded by the coding sequence ATGTCACCTTCTACTTCTGAAAAGAGCAAAAAACCGGATTGGATCAGAGTAAAAGCACCAAGTGCGCACTTTGACGCTACACATGATATTGTACAGCGCCACTCTCTTCATACTGTATGCGAAGAAGCATCATGCCCTAATATAGGTGAATGCTGGAGTAAAAAGCACGCAACTTTTATTGTAATGGGAGATACGTGCACACGCTCATGCGCATTTTGTAACGTCAAAACAGGAAAACCGCAAAAATTAGATTCTACAGAACCATTTAGAGTAGCCAAAGCAGTTCAAGAAATGGCACTAAAACATGTAGTCATCACCTCTGTAGACAGAGATGATCTAAAAGATGGTGGCGCTTCTCATTTTTCTCAATGCATCAAACTTATAAGAGAGTATTCTCCACATACAACAATAGAAGTACTTACTCCGGATTTCAGAAATAAGAACGATGCGCTCCACATTATAGCATCTGCAAAACCTGATGTGTTTAATCACAACTTAGAAACAGTACCAAGCAAATACATTGCAATCAGACCAGGTGCAAGATACTTCCACTCTTTGCAATTACTCTTTCAAATGAAGCAACTCGTACCAGATATTTTTACTAAATCTGGCATTATGCTTGGACTTGGCGAAACAAAAATTGAAGTCATACAGCTTATGGATGATCTAATCGCCGCTAAAGTAGATTTTATCACTATAGGACAATACTTACGCCCTTCTCCAAAGCACGTAGAAGTTTCAGAATATATCACACCTGCCGTTTTTGATGAGTACAAAACAATAGCACTGAGTAAAGGCTTTCTAATGGTAGCTTCAAGCCCGTTAACTAGATCCTCTTTTCACGCTGAAGAAGATTTTTTACAACTAAAGCGAAATAAAATCCTATCTTCACAGTCATTTAAATGA
- a CDS encoding UvrD-helicase domain-containing protein produces MDQNISSFRFISASAGSGKTTRLIGYILQLLSRVSVSKVLSSHNYCKIVCITHTNTAVDEISHRLAKVINDLALGKKLDARYVSYIGEAWLSETNIQMFSELYAKLDEIVLIKTIHGYFSAISHIHAKIISEEDDKAIFQKVFVTIVRNLLRTHTGNIVIESLCNALRILSLELNFSLLDSCGDFVYEFTKMWFSKKRSNYMLLKERIAVLTIFSDIESMLQNIKYEELLDVVKQVTIDDDKTCITRLIEEYNRENPINLLVDNFCLAESCTKLIDEHLKIYIASFEEEEYLSTPFVMVDSLKSNVEYKKFIEWTQLSAESKKTRFNDYIECFLTEKKEMRKKCKFSSCELSARIFKNEREKIEKLSIAIDKLRYIRTFYGIALFSVVSHIGYSNFKDTECVRSYNDIMTSACFMLKEEANKYQLYQKISHILIDEAQDLDSLQWQALHSIMDEFAFDDTGKSIFIVGDPNQAIFNFHNEEIPSFDAEFQKFRNHFRSQGKDFIRNKLSDNCRSNKSIVNFANCLFSRFPQYTAMIASYDSDGAVYFFQDTTAYKEIYLNIPADEGSDIEVIQSSSECSEERLIEVLCRIAELSNAKISELSDVLVLFRTAKTGYEKMVRAAIDAGFTAHHSASSEYEKVLTQIRYLLEFIYNPYDNSNLLYALSCVTDIQDIQNDIDSEREHSSSLWEVLQSKRGNEKFVIFLQECCELGKWSEFRFLLILLRRFLSLMNDSTIFVVEKLLENLESDVMCTSIAELCLRWNEFSEVLFKKLKKNDRLEKDTGIVFSTVHSAKGMEASHVIIADYPFRSRNRKRIVINDSQEIVLKLPTLRESFYKSVTTQNQCEQMDLDKLLYVAVTRAKNYLYFL; encoded by the coding sequence ATGGATCAGAATATTTCATCTTTTCGCTTTATCTCTGCATCTGCAGGCAGCGGCAAGACAACTAGATTAATAGGATATATTTTGCAACTTCTGTCGCGTGTTTCAGTGTCAAAAGTTCTTTCCTCTCATAATTATTGCAAAATCGTGTGTATTACTCACACAAATACTGCAGTTGATGAGATATCTCACAGATTAGCAAAAGTGATAAACGATTTGGCTTTAGGGAAAAAATTGGACGCTAGGTATGTTAGTTATATTGGAGAAGCATGGCTTTCTGAGACGAATATCCAAATGTTTAGCGAATTGTATGCAAAGTTGGATGAGATTGTACTGATCAAAACTATTCACGGTTATTTCAGTGCTATATCACATATACATGCTAAAATTATTTCCGAGGAAGATGATAAAGCAATTTTTCAAAAAGTTTTTGTTACTATCGTAAGAAATTTATTGCGTACTCATACTGGTAATATCGTAATCGAATCATTATGTAATGCATTACGAATACTATCGTTGGAATTAAATTTTAGTCTTTTAGATAGTTGTGGTGATTTCGTGTATGAATTCACAAAAATGTGGTTTAGCAAGAAGCGCAGCAATTACATGCTGCTGAAAGAGCGGATAGCAGTACTGACGATTTTTAGCGATATAGAATCAATGTTACAAAATATTAAGTATGAAGAGTTGCTTGATGTCGTGAAACAAGTCACTATTGATGATGACAAAACTTGCATTACTCGCTTAATAGAAGAGTACAATAGAGAGAATCCTATAAATCTTCTTGTGGACAATTTTTGCTTAGCAGAGAGTTGTACGAAATTGATAGATGAACATTTGAAGATTTATATCGCTTCATTTGAAGAAGAGGAATATCTGTCTACACCGTTTGTAATGGTTGATTCTTTGAAATCAAATGTAGAGTACAAAAAGTTTATAGAATGGACGCAACTGAGTGCGGAGAGTAAGAAAACACGTTTCAATGATTACATAGAATGCTTTCTTACTGAGAAGAAAGAGATGAGAAAAAAATGCAAATTTTCTTCATGTGAGTTATCAGCACGAATTTTTAAGAATGAAAGAGAAAAAATCGAAAAATTAAGTATTGCTATAGATAAACTGAGATATATCAGAACATTTTACGGTATCGCGCTTTTTTCTGTAGTGTCTCATATAGGGTATTCTAATTTCAAAGATACAGAATGTGTACGTAGCTATAATGATATCATGACATCTGCGTGCTTCATGTTGAAAGAAGAGGCGAATAAGTATCAGTTATATCAAAAGATAAGTCATATACTTATCGATGAAGCGCAAGATTTAGACTCATTGCAGTGGCAGGCTTTGCATTCTATTATGGATGAGTTTGCGTTTGATGATACAGGTAAAAGCATTTTTATTGTTGGAGATCCAAATCAAGCGATATTTAACTTTCATAACGAAGAAATTCCTTCTTTTGATGCAGAGTTTCAGAAATTTCGTAATCATTTTCGCTCTCAAGGAAAGGATTTTATTCGCAATAAACTATCCGATAACTGCAGATCAAATAAAAGTATTGTGAATTTTGCGAATTGCTTATTCAGTCGCTTTCCTCAATATACAGCAATGATTGCATCTTACGATTCGGATGGTGCAGTGTATTTTTTCCAAGATACTACAGCATATAAAGAAATATATTTGAATATTCCAGCTGATGAAGGAAGCGATATAGAGGTAATACAAAGCAGTAGCGAGTGTAGCGAAGAAAGATTGATAGAAGTGTTATGTCGAATTGCCGAGTTATCTAACGCGAAAATTTCTGAACTATCTGATGTGTTGGTATTATTTCGTACGGCAAAAACAGGGTATGAAAAAATGGTACGAGCAGCAATTGATGCTGGATTTACAGCGCATCACAGTGCGAGTAGCGAATATGAAAAAGTTTTAACTCAGATAAGATATTTGTTGGAATTTATTTACAATCCATATGATAACAGTAATCTCCTTTACGCTTTATCATGCGTGACAGATATACAAGATATTCAAAACGATATAGATAGCGAGCGCGAACATTCTTCTTCGTTATGGGAGGTATTGCAAAGTAAAAGAGGTAATGAAAAGTTTGTGATTTTTTTGCAAGAGTGTTGTGAGCTAGGTAAATGGAGTGAGTTTAGATTTCTTCTAATACTATTACGTCGTTTTCTATCTCTAATGAATGATTCTACTATTTTTGTCGTAGAAAAGTTACTTGAGAATCTCGAATCTGATGTGATGTGTACTTCGATAGCTGAATTATGTCTACGATGGAATGAATTTTCTGAAGTTTTATTCAAAAAATTAAAGAAAAACGATCGTTTAGAAAAAGATACTGGTATTGTATTTAGTACCGTGCATAGTGCAAAAGGGATGGAAGCATCTCACGTCATAATAGCAGACTATCCATTTCGCAGCAGAAATAGAAAGAGAATTGTTATTAATGATAGCCAAGAGATTGTGTTGAAATTGCCAACTCTAAGAGAGAGTTTTTATAAGAGTGTGACTACTCAGAATCAGTGCGAGCAAATGGACCTTGATAAGCTTTTATATGTCGCTGTCACTAGAGCAAAGAATTATTTGTATTTCTTATGA